In Helicoverpa zea isolate HzStark_Cry1AcR chromosome 3, ilHelZeax1.1, whole genome shotgun sequence, the following proteins share a genomic window:
- the LOC124645709 gene encoding uncharacterized protein DDB_G0284459 — translation MTKVENDYDRRRQATLPHPGFTEHQTRFGLNSPLQGFQQQQALITNPPPTVQFQPSLFPQQQPQPQLPQQQQLPQQQQSYVPQFNNHIPNINNNLPLQNSNFQFTPQASNPPLLQQNNNFQQQQNLRQIPQQTQNILQQPIPTLPTYQNGHLQQNPTFQPSIPATVNINPQRPTQQAFLPTISTSHSQPINQPIFSQPNPITIQPAPNLAPQNYNQNQNNAQLPFQSNLGQQPIFSNGQASQIQDILEQQSKENLEKLKELQERARIIQKHQEFVQKQQQKQQEKVEKLHEEFVKKQATKSVPSFTTTESYEEYYNRNSERRRPILPHETDLFKKAVEMYEREHPTTTTTTTTTTTTTTPPPPPPPTPRYRPRPKPKPRNPPQDRNKQKLYNEIKNLLEESETKGFDDSLRAKSAELLKKPDILKQLKVALAENPADFSEKNFSSREISLNGHKYEVIRTNNPNLIPKGAITADSSNLAQIMAAAQLEPQKESRVSIEDLTKGILPPGANFELIKQAENGKLEEVKAPSELQNKKKVTFVFLEEQEDGSFKVKGVKANGQQTEEGPEVENILKKIKNGEIQLPGQTKISNSIFSSTTASPITETTDYVAASSHHPSSYSTFVSTSNHGSTGHTNPIAHTTPTPHFQPSIQPSRSTAQTQTHFPSTVTVSSTERYNTKSSTPSYEYTSSRNSINQSPRITFPSSTHSTIINTTPYRSSEKDLVVIGSSTIAPTISEGSSLNLARQATPPANPGLVDILKENGLFATAKYLRQSGLDSILNETGPYTIFVPTDKAFRTLLVQLGGPDKAEEKFRDNPRLLSGLLLHHVIPGAFDIGSLQDEMTGVSLAGTQLRVNQYDMHDVEWNEVRVTTINGARVLDDKKDIHIPQGIAHAVDRVMFPLPVGDLVQTLQADRDRRFTTFLKAIHASGFAETLAESKTYTVFAPTDAAFARLSPAELSRFAEKAGARALVARHVLPGTLYSAGMRYYQLRNSMEDAKPLTLQKNAGRIKVNNAQVITHNIPATNGVIHAVDAVV, via the exons ATGACGAAA GTAGAGAATGACTACGACAGAAGAAGACAGGCCACGCTACCACACCCCGGGTTCACAGAACATCAAACGCGATTCGGCTTAAACTCGCCTCTTCAGGGCTTCCAACAGCAACAGGCTTTAATCACAAACCCACCACCAACAGTCCAGTTCCAACCATCCTTGTTTCCCCAACAACAGCCCCAGCCACAGCTGCCACAGCAGCAGCAGCTTCCTCAACAGCAACAATCCTACGTGCCACAGTTCAACAACCATATCCCGAATATCAACAACAATTTGCCCTTACAGAACAGTAACTTCCAATTCACACCTCAAGCAAGCAACCCACCTCTGTTGCAACAGAACAATAACTTCCAGCAGCAACAGAACTTGAGGCAGATCCCGCAACAAACTCAGAATATCCTGCAACAGCCCATTCCTACATTACCGACTTATCAGAATGGTCACTTGCAGCAAAATCCTACCTTCCAGCCAAGTATTCCGGCAACGGTTAACATCAACCCACAAAGGCCTACGCAACAAGCCTTCCTCCCCACTATCTCGACGTCACATAGCCAGCCTATCAACCAACCTATCTTCAGTCAGCCGAATCCCATTACTATTCAGCCCGCACCGAACCTAGCTCCTCAGAATTACAACCAGAACCAAAACAATGCACAGCTCCCATTCCAATCGAATCTGGGCCAGCAACCCATATTTTCTAACGGACAAGCTTCACAAATTCAAGACATTCTTGAACAGCAATCTAAGGAGAACTTGGAAAAGCTAAAGGAGTTACAGGAAAGGGCGAGAATAATCCAGAAGCACCAGGAGTTTGTGCAGAAACAACAgcaaaagcaacaagaaaaggTCGAAAAACTGCACGAGGAGTTTGTAAAGAAGCAAGCCACGAAATCAGTACCAAGCTTCACGACGACGGAAAGCTATGAGGAGTATTATAACAGGAATTCCGAGAGGCGAAGGCCGATTTTACCACATGAGACGGATTTATTCAAGAAAGCTGTTGAAATGTACGAGAGGGAGCACCCTACTACTACCACTACGACTACCACGACGACGACCACGACTACCCCGCCCCCACCTCCTCCCCCCACTCCTAGGTACCGACCCCGCCCTAAACCTAAACCTAGGAACCCCCCACAAGACAGAAACAAGCAGAAACTGTACAACGAAATCAAGAATCTCTTAGAGGAAAGCGAAACTAAAGGATTCGACGACAGCTTGAGAGCCAAGAGTGCCGAATTATTAAAGAAACCAGACATTCTTAAACAACTGAAAGTAGCTCTCGCTGAAAACCCCGCAGACTTCTCTGAAAAGAACTTCTCATCCCGAGAGATTTCTCTTAACGGGCACAAATATGAAGTGATTAGGACTAATAACCCAAATCTAATTCCTAAAGGTGCTATCACCGCTGACAGTTCGAACTTGGCACAAATCATGGCAGCCGCTCAGCTTGAACCTCAAAAGGAAAGCAGAGTTTCGATTGAAGATCTGACGAAAGGTATCTTGCCACCTGGTGCAAACTTCGAGTTGATCAAACAGGCGGAAAACGGCAAACTTGAAGAAGTCAAGGCACCAAGTGAACTGcaaaacaaaaagaaagttACATTCGTTTTCCTTGAGGAACAAGAAGACGGTTCATTCAAGGTGAAGGGTGTCAAGGCTAATGGCCAGCAGACTGAAGAAGGTCCCGAAGTAGAAAACATTctgaagaaaataaagaatGGTGAGATTCAGTTGCCTGGACAGACGAAGATCTCAAACTCTATCTTCAGCTCAACCACCGCCAGCCCAATAACTGAAACAACTGACTACGTCGCTGCCTCGTCCCATCATCCATCAAGTTACTCGACGTTCGTTAGTACTTCTAACCACGGATCAACTGGCCATACCAACCCTATCGCCCATACAACACCGACGCCACACTTCCAGCCTTCCATCCAGCCTTCTAGGAGCACCGCCCAAACTCAGACACACTTCCCGTCTACCGTAACCGTGTCAAGCACCGAAAGGTACAACACCAAGTCCAGTACCCCAAGTTATGAGTACACCTCAAGTAGGAACAGCATCAACCAAAGTCCAAGAATCACTTTCCCGAGTTCGACTCATTCTACGATCATCAACACCACCCCTTACCGTTCCTCTGAGAAAGATTTAGTTGTGATTGGCTCCAGCACGATTGCTCCAACCATCAGTGAAGGAAGCTCATTGAACTTAGCAAGGCAAGCAACCCCACCAGCCAACCCGGGGCTGGTGGACATTCTGAAGGAGAATGGTCTGTTTGCGACGGCGAAGTACTTGCGTCAGTCAGGTTTGGACTCGATCCTGAATGAGACGGGTCCGTATACCATCTTTGTGCCAACTGACAAGGCGTTTAGAACTCTGCTCGTACAGCTCGGAGGTCCGGATAAGGCTGAGGAAAAATTCCGTGACAATCCTAGACTGCTTAGTggt TTGCTGCTCCACCACGTGATCCCAGGAGCGTTCGACATCGGCTCCCTGCAGGACGAGATGACGGGCGTCTCTCTAGCCGGCACACAGCTCAGGGTCAACCAGTATGACATGCACGATGTCGAGTGGAACGAGGTCCGAGTCACCACCATCAACGGCGCCAGGGTGCTCGATGATAAGAAGGATATTCATATACCACAG GGCATAGCACACGCAGTAGACCGCGTAATGTTCCCGCTACCAGTTGGCGATCTGGTGCAGACGCTACAGGCAGACAGGGACAGGAGGTTCACCACATTCCTGAAGGCCATACACGCTAGTGGCTTTGCGGAAACTCTTGCAG AAAGCAAAACCTACACAGTTTTCGCGCCAACGGACGCGGCATTCGCGCGCTTGTCACCAGCTGAACTGTCAAGATTCGCGGAAAAGGCAGGAGCGCGAGCGTTAGTGGCGCGGCATGTGTTGCCAGGCACGTTATATAGCGCCGGCATGAGGTACTACCAGCTTAGGAACTCTATGGAAGACGCTAAACCGTTGACGCTGCAGAAGAATGCTG GACGCATCAAAGTGAACAACGCACAAGTGATAACGCACAACATCCCCGCGACGAACGGCGTCATCCACGCGGTGGACGCCGTCGTGTAG
- the LOC124645616 gene encoding eukaryotic translation initiation factor 2-alpha kinase 1-like isoform X2, with translation MDKQTQDKWNALATIKSFDLGLNRNSHHESVFHQSIQHIDVISSAATTPISLLVQSLVKQLCSLLEKDSLRANQLYNTICEKLHSMNLIDDSYAMGEFEAMRSQYQRALYQLVAVSSGSEIPITIPVTWPIVQPSCLEWSRYHREFEELYFIAGGGFGSVFKAKHRLDGVEYAVKKVYIKSSDVNSIMTHLAEVKTIASLNHPNIVNYKAAWLEPMIESTVKKKRNFKMDTDTDDFSINSNLISSAHPNIITSFKTHNSKELINQKSLSDFVISFKNSNSFASSQEDLEESEFQSEEDTTTSPQDENALANIFNSKEFENCSRVNLKWATLYIQMTYCQQTLKQWLDDRNHHMTANRKGSDDMTLHHCDSSDSTCLESPDLAYPVAWTHIDVLIDMFTQLVKGLHYIHSRGIIHHDIKPSNVFVAQTEGGVTVQLGDFGLACPLQQSHSGLALGTHLYAAPEQLEGQCNPKSDMYSLGIILLEMVEPFSTDMERVKTITDLRKGQIPAHLTANYPKIAHIIGKLVQRRPAKRLDTAQLLEELKALAENKDDTIKTLREELAAKDDEIAKLKLMLAKFNYQN, from the exons GATTAAATCGCAACAGTCACCATGAGTCAGTATTTCATCAGAGTATTCAGCATATTGACGTCATCAGCTCCGCGGCGACCACGCCCATTAGCCTTCTCGTCCAATCCCTGGTCAAGCAACTATGTTCCCTCCTCGAGAAAGACTCCTTAAGAGCCAATCAACTGTACAACACAATATGTGAGAAACTCCATAGCATGAACCTCATTGATGACTCCTATGCCATGGGAGAGTTCGAAGCAATGAGGAGTCAGTACCAACGAGCCTTGTACCAACTCGTTGCGGTGTCCAGTGGATCAGAAATACCAATAACCATCCCAGTGACTTGGCCGATAGTCCAACCGTCGTGCCTCGAGTGGTCGAGATACCATCGCGAATTCGAGGAGCTGTACTTCATAGCTGGTGGTGGATTTGGCAGCGTCTTCAAAGCTAAACATAGACTAGACGGTGTAGAATACGCTGTCAAAAAGGTTTACATAAAATCTTCAGATGTGAATTCGATCATGACCCATTTGGCCGAAGTGAAAACCATAGCGAGTCTCAACCACCCTAACATAGTGAATTACAAAGCTGCTTGGCTGGAACCCATGATAGAGTCCACAGTCAAAAAGAAGCGTAACTTCAAAATGGATACAGACACTGACGATTTTTCCATCAACTCCAACCTGATTTCATCTGCTCATCCTAACATAATCACGTCTTTCAAAACTCATAACTCTAAGGAGTTGATCAATCAGAAGAGTCTGTCAGACTTCGTAATTTCTTTCAAGAATTCCAACAGCTTTGCGAGTTCGCAAGAGGATTTGGAAGAGTCAGAATTTCAGTCTGAAGAAGACACGACAACGTCACCACAGGACGAGAATGCTCTCGCAAACATTTTCAACAGCAAGGAGTTTGAAAACTGTTCCCGAGTCAACTTAAAATGGGCGACTTTATACATTCAGATGACTTACTGCCAGCAGACTTTAAAGCAGTGGTTGGATGACAGGAACCATCACATGACAGCCAATAGAAAAGGATCTGATGACATGACACTCCATCATTGTGACTCCTCAGATTCTACATGCCTTGAATCCCCTGATTTGGCGTACCCAGTGGCCTGGACACATATTGATGTCCTCATAGACATGTTTACGCAGTTAGTGAAAGGGTTGCATTATATCCACTCTAGGGGGATAATCCACCATGACATAAAGCCTAGTAATGTGTTCGTGGCTCAGACTGAAGGCGGCGTGACAGTCCAATTAGGAGATTTTGGCCTGGCCTGTCCTTTGCAGCAGTCTCATAGTGGATTGGCTTTGGGAACGCATTTGTATGCTGCGCCTGAGCAGCTGGAGGGACAGTGTAATCCTAAG agcGATATGTACAGCTTGGGTATAATACTCCTTGAAATGGTAGAACCCTTCAGCACCGACATGGAGCGAGTGAAAACCATAACCGACCTTCGCAAAGGTCAGATTCCTGCCCACTTGACTGCCAACTACCCCAAAATAGCCCATATCATAGGCAAGCTGGTCCAAAGAAGACCAGCAAAGAGGTTGGATACCGCCCAGCTGTTGGAAGAACTGAAGGCTTTAGCAGAAAATAAGGATGACACCATTAAGACTTTGAGGGAGGAACTAGCAGCTAAAGATGATGAGATTGCCAAGTTAAAATTGATGTTGGCAAAGTTTAATTATCAGAATTAA